GGGCTGGGCATTGCTTTGTCCCAACACGAGGTCCCTGCTCACTTACGATGGCCTTTTCCCGTCTCTTCTCCAGCTGGCCCCGGTGCCCACTCCCACCCTGACACTGCTGGCTGTTCTCACACCTGGGAAGCAAGGGAGAGGATGTCAGCCCGGGAGGGTGGGGGGATCCAGCAGGGAAAGCTTCAAACATCAAAGAGAAGCCAGGGCATGTGGtgtctgcagcagcaggcaggcactCCAGAGCACTGGCAACCGAGGAGAGATGGGGGTCCAGAAGCACTGGAAAGGACACTGGAAAGTCCCTCCTGACAGATGCTGGAGGGGGTTCCCAGCTGGCAGCTTGCCCCTTCCCAGGCACGGCTCCAGCCCCTGCCCATGCCCCATCACTCCCAGCGCCATGGAAAACCTtggctgccccagtgctgctttctCTGGCCATGGCTGATGTTTGAACAGCTGCTGACGTAGTACCAGTTATTTCAATAGATTTACTTCATTACTTATCATCTTTATTACTTGGGCCAGCAGAGCAGAAAGAGCCAGGGCTGCCATTCACTGGGGCAAAACCTCAGGGGGCAAGAATGGTCCCAAGTGCCCTCCCCGTGGCCCCCCTGTACCTGAAGGTGCGTCTGCTTGCGGGCGATCGGGACCGGCAGCACGAAGACCCCGAGCTAGACCTGCTCCGGGAACAGTAATGCAAACTGGTCCTGGAAAGGGGATTTCTCCGCAggcacagcttggtgtcaccgtgctcctcctcctcctcctcttcctcctcctcgtcctcctcctccacagGGGAGCCACTCTCGCTGCAGCTGTCTTCAAAAACGGTGTCATATTCGGGGGTCTTGCAGAAGACCATGTCCTCTTCCTCAAGAGCACTGTCCAGAAAGCCAAAGTGCTTTGTTAAGCTGGCTCTGATCTCCTGGTCTCTCAGCTGCTTGACGCCGTCCTTCCACAGCATCTCACTGCCTGCCTCCTTGCTGCCCAGGTCCAGCCCCTGGTAGTGGGCGGCCGGGACCCTCCTCTTGTGCTCTGTCTCCACCTGGCCTGGGGGCTCCCACGActtgagcaccttcctctgcaggGCAGCCTCGGGCTTCAGCACCTGGCAGTAGTCGTGGTCCCCGAAGGAGCGGGAGAAAGGCCGCTTGAGCACGCCCTGCTGCTCAGGGAGCGTGGGGCGCCCGGCCGCTCGGCTCAGGTGGGCGAAGAGCTCTGTCCTCTCGGGGTGCTTCCTGGGGCCTTTCCGGGAGGCTGCTGTGTCCCCTCCGCCCCCGGGGATGGGAGCCGTCCCGtcctccttccctggctcctggGGTATGTCTGGCTTGTACAGGTCCTCCTCGGCGGGCTTATACGGTGGAGTGGTGGGTGGCGTGAGACCTGAATCCCCCCCGAACAAAGGGCAGGAGTCAGCTctgcccccgccgccctgccccgtCCCATCCCAGCACCTGGGCTGCACCACGCTTTGCAAGGGAGGAGGCTGCTTGGCCCCTGCAGCCTCAGCCATCCAGCAGCACTTGGGCAAAAAGGATGCCTGATCCCAGAAAGGATCAGAGGActcccccttccctcctggcTCATGCAGGGGCCCGCTGAACTGCCCCTCCCATCCCAAACATGTCCCCTCAGCAATGGGGGATGCAGCTTGTCAGCTGCTTGCAGTGCTCGGACGTGGAGGTGAGGCAGCGCACGGGAAGTGCCCTGTGGAGCAAAGGGGGGCTCCCGGGCCAGGGGACGAACATGCCTGCTCGGCTGGGGTTGGCTGGAACCAGCAACTCCAGGCTGAATTTAGGGTAAATCTGCCCCCTCCCAGGGAGGatttttgcaaaattaaaaaattaaaagcctgtCCTACCTGCTGTCCCACACAGCTCCACAGTCAGCATCGGCTCAAAGTTTCTCTTCCCAAAGGTTGAGTCgctggagaagagcagaaaataaGGAGAGAGAAGGTATTTAGGTGAACTGCAGCCCCCCAAACATGAACAGAAGCTGAAAAACGCTGCCTACCAGCGAGCCCTCCCACCACGGCTAATGCCTGATGGAGTAACCCCGTGGAGGGGTGCAAGGGGCAGTGGGGTGAGCAGCGTGCCCTCCCTGTCCCAGCCAGAGCTCCGGGACACATTGCCCCTGGCATGCAGAAATGCCCTGTCCTCAGCCCAGGGGTCTCTGAGCTCCTTGCACCTGAGCGATGGccacagctccccacagccccgcACCCAGCTGCACAGCTCAGTCTGCTCTGCAAAAGCAGCTTTGCTTGCTCACTGCAGATGCATGCCCAGCCAGACAAACCAAGGCGGCTTTCCAGCCCCAGCGTGGTTTATTTAGCCCCATGCACACTTACGTTTGTGCCAAGGACAGCGTGAGACACCTGGGTGTTTCTGAAAGGCAGGGAGAGAAGCAGCGTtaccagcagagctgtgctcccTCCAGTGCCCACAGTGCCCACGGCAGGACCTGGggcccctctgcccaccctggcctggcagggggctggggatCATAGGCTTTGCCCGCCTGGGAGGCAGCAGTGTCTGCAGCAGGGCTAACACTGCCAGGGTTGAGCCATTCATGCTCACAAAGCGCTTGCAGATAGCTGTGATTTTGGGGCACCGGTGCAGCTGAACCCCGGTGCCCAGGCACAGGGCGAGCCTGCAGGGAAGAGGGACCCAGAGGGATGGGCAGCCTGGTCCTTGCTGGGTTAGTGCTATACCAACTCCCTTATCTTGTTATAAggatagggaaactgaggcagaaggCCCCCACGGATTGAAACAGCATCCCAAAACCAGAACAGGCCCCCAACTCCCCATGCATGGGACCCCACAGCCAGATGGCACATAGGTCAGGGCCTGGCTGTGCTTGGAGCTCACAGCTTCACTGCCAGCTGAGTGCCAGGCGCCTGGCCAGCAGTGCTAGCCTGTGGCAGGGACAGCACCAGCAGTGCCACAGGCAGCATGTGCGCACTGCGGGGGGGCGAGCAGAGTGAGACCCCCCGGCTCCCCTCACCTGCTTGCTCCAGGAGGGCACAGCGCTGGCTCTCAGCCCCGTTGCCCACCTCGCTGTCCCCCGGGGAGcccagggagaggggctggggttCCACCAGTGGTGCTGTGTCCCCCACCTCCACTTCGGCCGCGGGCTCTTCAGCGGAGAAGCCCTCCAGCGCTGGGCACAGTGCAGGCTCTCTGGAGGCCAGTGTGCCACGGCTGTTCCCAGCCTCCTGGGGGACAGAGGGCTCGGGGGATGGCTCGTCAAGGAAGGAGAGCCAGTGGCCAAGCTCGGGGTTGAGTCTTTTGGACCGGCGGACAGCGTAAACGGTGCTTTCCTGCTTGCGGGCCATCTTCCCTGGGGCTGTGCCCAGGACGCCCGTACGCTTCCCAGCATCGTCCTCGAGGCCACATGGCTCCTGTGGTGCCtctgcctcagccctggggctctGCCGTGGCTCGCCCTTCTCTGGTGCCATTTTGGCTCTGGATGTGCAGATCTCAGTGACATCCTCCCCATCCTGGGCTGGTGGCACAGGGGAGCAGGAGCCAGGTGGCCGTGCCAGGGCGGCGTACACAGGCTTGCTCAGGCGGTATGGCTTGCTCACATCGCACAGCAGGTCCCGTGCCAGCAGCTCCTTCAGGATGGAGAAGGATGCTCCGGGCTTCTTGCAACCTGCGGCTGCCTGCCAGGCACAGCCTGGCCGGCTCTGGGCGCTGCTAGGGAGGCCCGGCTGCCCAGGACAGTCCGGTTTGGCTCTCTTgaaggggctgctgcagggctggggcttggCGTCGGCAGCGTCGCGGGTGGGCAGCTTCCGCGGTGGCAGGCAGTAGGTGTGCATGTAGCGGATGAGCTCCACCACTGAGTGCATCTCCCCCTCGCAGGAGAACTGACTGCTGGAGCCATCCTCTGCTGAGGAGGAGGGGGTCACCGAGTCGCCGGAGCTCAGCGAGTCCTCGCTGGAGTCACTGTCGTCCTCGTGATGGGCACAGTCACCCGGGGACAAGTGGTGGCGGCTGCTGGGACACTCCTCAGGTGTCTGGGGGGCTTTGGTCTGGGGGCAGGGGGCAGTGGCGGTGAGGTGCCGGTGCAGCTCAGTGCAGCTGCGGCTCTGTGCCTGTGGGACGCTTGCCCTCCTTTCCCGGGGCCCCTCCACCTttgaagaggagaggagaaagtCAGTCCTGAGCCCTCCAGCCACAACCTGATGCAAGTACCAGGCATGGGATGAGAAGCCCCCCAGGCTGACAGAGACACCCCACATCCCTGAACACCCCAGTTCCAGGCCATCAgcatcctgccctgcctgggggtCAGCCCCATGCCCCAGGGGGGTTCCACGGGCACACGGGGCCGGCAGCCCACCGCCCCAAGCGCTGCCCCTCCAGCAGCTGGCATGCAGTGATGCTCCTTCTCCCCGGGAGGGATTTGCTGCTCTTCCCAGGCAATCTAATTTGCCAGGCCTAATGCACCACACAATTGCCATTAGCCAAGTAGAAAAATCTTTGATGGCAACTTCTGCTGGGCTTCAGGAGATTAGCTTAAGTGACGGGgtcagctctgcagcacagcatgcaGCTCTCCCTGGCCGATAGCTCCCAGCTTGGGCTGTGAATCAGCGGGGAGAGGGCAAGGGGGTAGCCAGGGAGTACGTGGGGCTTTCACAAACCAGCGCTCAAGGAAGCTGGGAGATGCCTGACCCCATTGGGTCCAAATGAGGACGAGACATTTctcagcccagcacaaagccTGAAGGTTTTGCTGAGCCcagactgcaacccccattcagACGGGGATGAAAGTGCTCTCCCCGTCCACAGCCCCCAGCTCAGAGGCTGCCCACGCTCCCTGACACCATCCTTTGGTGGCCTGCTTTAGGATGGCTCCCAAGAGGTGGGTGCTGGACGGGCTCAAGGTCTGCCTGCTGGAGAAGTACCTTTGTGTAGGGCCGTGCGGGTCGGGACTTAGGGGTCCCCAGGCGCCGGGTGCTCCCATCCCGCTGAGCCTCACAGCTCGGAGGCACGTGCGATGGAGAGAGGAGCAACTTCTTCAGCTGCAAAGAGAAACCGCAAGAAAAAGAGTCGGCATCGCAGCAAGGGCAAGAAAAAGTGCTGACAGGGCCACAGCCCCTTGGCTTGTGCCTGCTCTGGGCACATCCATTGCTGATCATTTGACCCAAAAatgggggaggaaaaataaaaaggcagggAGGCATTTCCACAAGGGCAGCCCTGAGGGGGTTGGGGATGTCTCCACATCATTCACCCACAGCCCCAAGGACCCCCAAGCAGGTCAGGGTGGTGGGGGCATGAGGGAATTTACTTCCCAGGGGCACCCCCGCTCCAGTCAGGTGCACAGGAGCTGTCATGGCATCCAAAGTTCCCACTCCATCAATTCTGCCCTTAGATGACACAGACTTTACACTGGCATGAGTGACGGGTTTGGACAGTTCGCCTGGGTCCCCGTGCAAGGCTCATTTAGCTGAAACATCCAGAGAGTGCCTCGACTCACTAATGAGCTTTCAAGGCATTCTGCAGACGCAAGCCCCTGTGGGACCTGTTGAGGATCTTCCCCAACACGTTCTGTCAGCCCACGGGCAGTGGGAGTGGGGTTTTCCCTTGGTTACCCACAGTGCCACCACTTCTGATGGCAAGGTCCGCATGACATTTTTCTTCTACCCAAACCCATTTTTggttagggggggaaaaaaaaccccaaaccccacacccAGCAACATTTCATATTCCACCCATGTCGCGCTAACAACCGAAGGCGACAACAAGCTCAACAGCAAGACGACTGCGTAGGCGCCAGGGGACTGCACGGGGGAGACAGATCTGGGGCTCCTGCACTGGTCGGCGGGCACAGAGCCCTGGGACAGGCGTGGGGGGTTTTAAGGGGTGACAGAAATAGGGGGTGCCCAGGTCAGGGTCTGTTGGGAAACGTCAGCTGGGGCACCCACAGCTTTAGGTGTGCAGCTCCTGTTGGTGGAAGCAACCAGCacctttcccccccacccctgcaacGTATACAtcctatatatacacatacatattgtGTGTGATATAT
This genomic interval from Athene noctua chromosome 12, bAthNoc1.hap1.1, whole genome shotgun sequence contains the following:
- the PPARGC1B gene encoding peroxisome proliferator-activated receptor gamma coactivator 1-beta, with translation MAEPGPDCSSLLDEDLSSFVFSYLADSQYEVSGEEHLYSDFPEIDLSQLDASDFDSASCFSELQWCGEHSETDSSQYSTDDSELFQIIDSENEALLAALTETLDDIQGDDMGLAAFRTMEEGDTLNQAYTSPAPSPKPTAPVTGGPPPAPEFDELSLLKKLLLSPSHVPPSCEAQRDGSTRRLGTPKSRPARPYTKVEGPRERRASVPQAQSRSCTELHRHLTATAPCPQTKAPQTPEECPSSRHHLSPGDCAHHEDDSDSSEDSLSSGDSVTPSSSAEDGSSSQFSCEGEMHSVVELIRYMHTYCLPPRKLPTRDAADAKPQPCSSPFKRAKPDCPGQPGLPSSAQSRPGCAWQAAAGCKKPGASFSILKELLARDLLCDVSKPYRLSKPVYAALARPPGSCSPVPPAQDGEDVTEICTSRAKMAPEKGEPRQSPRAEAEAPQEPCGLEDDAGKRTGVLGTAPGKMARKQESTVYAVRRSKRLNPELGHWLSFLDEPSPEPSVPQEAGNSRGTLASREPALCPALEGFSAEEPAAEVEVGDTAPLVEPQPLSLGSPGDSEVGNGAESQRCALLEQAETPRCLTLSLAQTDSTFGKRNFEPMLTVELCGTAGLTPPTTPPYKPAEEDLYKPDIPQEPGKEDGTAPIPGGGGDTAASRKGPRKHPERTELFAHLSRAAGRPTLPEQQGVLKRPFSRSFGDHDYCQVLKPEAALQRKVLKSWEPPGQVETEHKRRVPAAHYQGLDLGSKEAGSEMLWKDGVKQLRDQEIRASLTKHFGFLDSALEEEDMVFCKTPEYDTVFEDSCSESGSPVEEEDEEEEEEEEEEHGDTKLCLRRNPLSRTSLHYCSRSRSSSGSSCCRSRSPASRRTFRCENSQQCQGGSGHRGQLEKRREKAIGEGRVVYIRNLSSSMSSSELKKRFEVFGEIVECQVLSRTNRGDKYGFITYRYSEHAALSLKNGTSLRKRNEPSFQLSSGGLGHFFWTRYADLDCSAEESSSAPVKSKYETMDFDSLLQEAQLSLHR